Proteins encoded by one window of Massilia sp. NR 4-1:
- a CDS encoding nucleoside recognition domain-containing protein has translation MSLNYIWSGFFLVGFAAALAQWLFLGDNEIFKRIIDGTFESARMGVMDIALPLAGVMTLWLGIMNIGEKAGVVGWLAKVISPFFSRIFPEVPKDHPATGHMVMNFSANLLGLDNAATPFGLKAMESLQTLNPNKDEASNAQIMFLVLHTSGLTLIPLAIMAQRAILGAADPSDIFIPCMIATYVATVTGIIAVSIRQRINLINSVVLSWLGGMTAAIVALIWYFTQYLSKEQIETVSKVVSNLVLIGVITVFIVGALRKKVNVYEAFIEGAKGGIQTSLTVIPYLVGMLVAISVIRNAGVFTFVVDGFNWIFSALGFNTDFVPALPTALMKPLSGSGSKAMMIDAMKTYGPDSFVGRLSCIFQGSADTTFYIVALYFGSVGIRKTRYAISCGLIADLAGVITAIGVAYVFFG, from the coding sequence ATGTCTCTCAATTACATCTGGTCTGGCTTCTTTCTGGTGGGCTTCGCGGCCGCCCTGGCACAGTGGCTCTTCCTGGGGGATAACGAGATTTTCAAGCGCATCATCGACGGCACTTTCGAGTCGGCGCGCATGGGGGTGATGGACATCGCCCTGCCGCTGGCCGGCGTGATGACGCTGTGGCTGGGCATCATGAATATCGGCGAGAAGGCCGGCGTGGTGGGCTGGCTGGCCAAGGTGATCTCGCCCTTCTTCTCGCGCATCTTCCCCGAAGTGCCGAAGGACCATCCGGCCACCGGCCATATGGTGATGAATTTCTCGGCCAACCTGCTGGGCCTGGACAATGCGGCCACGCCCTTCGGCCTGAAGGCGATGGAGAGCCTGCAGACGCTCAATCCCAACAAGGATGAGGCGAGCAATGCGCAGATCATGTTCCTGGTGCTGCACACCTCGGGCCTGACCCTGATTCCGCTGGCGATCATGGCGCAGCGCGCGATCCTGGGCGCGGCCGATCCCTCCGACATCTTCATCCCCTGCATGATCGCGACCTATGTGGCGACGGTGACGGGCATTATCGCGGTGTCGATCCGGCAGCGCATCAATCTGATCAACTCCGTGGTGCTGTCCTGGCTGGGCGGCATGACGGCGGCCATCGTGGCGCTGATCTGGTATTTCACCCAGTATCTGAGCAAGGAACAGATCGAAACCGTGTCCAAGGTGGTCAGCAACCTGGTGCTGATCGGCGTGATCACGGTGTTCATCGTCGGCGCGCTGCGCAAGAAGGTGAATGTGTACGAAGCCTTTATCGAAGGCGCGAAAGGCGGCATCCAGACTTCGCTGACCGTGATTCCCTACCTGGTCGGCATGCTGGTGGCGATCAGCGTGATCCGCAATGCGGGCGTGTTCACCTTCGTGGTCGATGGCTTCAACTGGATCTTCAGCGCGCTGGGCTTCAATACCGATTTCGTGCCGGCCCTGCCGACCGCGCTGATGAAGCCCCTGAGCGGCAGCGGTTCGAAAGCCATGATGATCGATGCCATGAAGACCTACGGCCCGGATTCCTTCGTGGGACGCCTGTCCTGCATCTTCCAGGGCTCGGCCGATACCACCTTCTATATCGTGGCCCTGTATTTCGGCTCGGTCGGCATCCGCAAAACGCGCTACGCGATTTCCTGCGGCCTGATCGCGGACCTGGCCGGCGTGATCACGGCGATCGGCGTGGCCTATGTCTTCTTCGGTTAA
- a CDS encoding ABC transporter substrate-binding protein: MKILWKTGLAAASLVLFAACAAPSATAANDPPKVLHAFLSTGETGLDPAVASDVASLTLLENLFDPMLRYDYLARPVKLQPNTLRAMPEVDAAGTTYTFHLQPGIHFTPDAAFKGQPREVTAQDYVYSLKRLYDPALKSPWVFLFEDKIVGDEALRRDFSYDSAVPGLQALDKYTLRIRLKAPDASFLFYLALPASGVVAREVAEAYGGQVGNHPVGSGPFMIGEWKRSDKITLLANPDFRPTVFHAGPDADPASRAIAAGLEGKRLPLLDKIEVKIMEEYQSRVLGFLNGEFDFIEQVPESMRDMVLDPNRSQPVLKPELARRGMQLMPFPVLQTYYMWMNMDDPVIGGYGKAQVALRRAIALGYNSGEDIALLKKGLALPAQTPLPPNVLGYDPSYRSPVGYNPVLARALLDRFGYRKGKDGFRSRPDGSPLTLVMHTEPSMVGRLRDELWRKNLNALGLRVEFKSDKKTEIIKASRLGKVMMFETNWVADFPDGDNFYQLLYGPNSGRANYANFKLPEYDRRYEQARRLGDTPQRRVLYRELAQLIHAYNPWVLLTHPISADIRQPWLKNYMRHPVEFSNWRYLDLDPRQRSEAGRAPKSAK; encoded by the coding sequence ATGAAGATTCTCTGGAAAACCGGGCTGGCCGCCGCGTCGCTCGTCCTGTTCGCGGCCTGCGCCGCGCCCTCCGCCACCGCGGCCAACGATCCCCCCAAGGTCTTGCACGCCTTCCTCTCCACCGGCGAAACGGGGCTGGACCCGGCCGTGGCCTCCGATGTGGCCAGCCTCACCCTGCTGGAAAACCTGTTCGACCCCATGCTGCGCTACGACTACCTGGCGCGCCCGGTCAAGCTCCAGCCCAACACCCTGCGCGCCATGCCCGAGGTGGATGCGGCGGGCACCACCTACACCTTCCATCTGCAGCCGGGCATCCATTTCACGCCCGATGCGGCCTTCAAGGGGCAGCCGCGCGAGGTCACGGCCCAGGACTATGTGTATAGCCTGAAGCGCCTGTACGACCCGGCCCTGAAATCGCCCTGGGTCTTCCTGTTCGAGGACAAGATCGTCGGCGACGAAGCGCTGCGCCGCGATTTCAGCTACGACAGCGCTGTCCCCGGCCTGCAGGCGCTGGACAAATACACCCTGCGCATCCGCCTCAAGGCGCCGGACGCCAGCTTCCTCTTCTATCTGGCCCTGCCCGCCAGCGGCGTGGTGGCGCGCGAAGTGGCCGAGGCTTACGGCGGCCAGGTCGGCAACCATCCGGTCGGCAGCGGCCCGTTCATGATCGGCGAATGGAAGCGCAGCGACAAGATCACCCTGCTGGCCAATCCGGACTTCCGTCCCACCGTCTTCCATGCCGGTCCCGATGCCGATCCGGCCAGCCGCGCCATCGCCGCCGGGCTGGAAGGCAAGCGCCTGCCGCTGCTGGACAAGATCGAAGTGAAGATCATGGAGGAATACCAGTCGCGCGTGCTGGGCTTCCTGAATGGCGAATTCGACTTCATCGAGCAGGTGCCCGAATCGATGCGCGATATGGTGCTCGACCCGAATCGATCGCAGCCCGTGCTGAAGCCCGAGCTGGCGCGGCGCGGCATGCAACTGATGCCCTTCCCGGTGCTGCAGACCTATTACATGTGGATGAATATGGACGATCCGGTGATCGGCGGCTATGGCAAGGCGCAGGTCGCGCTGCGCCGCGCCATCGCCCTGGGCTACAACAGCGGCGAGGATATCGCCCTGCTGAAAAAAGGCCTGGCGCTGCCGGCCCAGACCCCGTTACCGCCGAATGTGCTGGGCTACGACCCGTCCTACCGCAGCCCGGTCGGCTACAACCCGGTGCTGGCGCGCGCCCTGCTGGACCGCTTCGGCTACCGCAAGGGCAAGGACGGCTTCCGCAGCCGTCCCGATGGCAGCCCGCTGACGCTGGTGATGCATACCGAGCCTTCCATGGTGGGCCGCCTGCGCGATGAGCTGTGGCGCAAGAACCTGAACGCCCTCGGCCTGCGCGTCGAATTCAAGAGCGACAAGAAGACCGAGATCATCAAGGCTTCGCGCCTGGGCAAGGTGATGATGTTCGAGACCAACTGGGTGGCCGACTTCCCCGATGGCGACAATTTCTACCAGCTGCTGTATGGCCCGAATAGCGGCCGCGCCAACTACGCCAATTTCAAGCTGCCTGAATACGACCGCCGCTACGAGCAGGCGCGCCGGCTGGGCGATACGCCGCAGCGGCGCGTGCTGTACCGCGAACTGGCGCAACTGATCCACGCCTACAACCCCTGGGTTCTACTGACCCATCCGATTTCGGCCGACATCCGCCAGCCGTGGCTAAAAAACTACATGCGCCACCCGGTCGAATTCAGCAACTGGCGCTATCTGGACCTGGACCCGCGGCAGCGCTCAGAGGCGGGCAGGGCGCCCAAAAGCGCGAAATGA
- a CDS encoding TonB-dependent receptor, with amino-acid sequence MKVKQLAQMMALIGVVSPAMAQVAAPQTMQRVEITGSSIKRVAREGALPVQTINFDAIEKAGITSTDQLMRTIAANGVGADNMTSGNNVFGADADRVSGGAAFASLRGLGPNATLVLLNGRRVGNHGASGKAVDLNSIPLGAISRIEILKDGASAIYGTDAIGGVINFILKTDYQGLELSTTLNGTEAGGGMERRVSLLAGYGSLLDQGFNIMASITHDKNDKLDSRQRGFANGYQPWRGLSPDSTGTPYATQLADTGSALGTGFTMPGDPTKYLQANLLSFQGKCDSIPGMSQYASELWPNVTPVTRTKYSCAYDYGSDYQMSFPVERTNGVSRATWQISPDHKLFAEVLGSRTKATGELTPVQVQASFKAGNAYPVNGPYYQDLTGIVPGFDRSKPILYKWRASDLGRRTQQIVGENARVLVGAKGLLWDKYDYKLGLSRAESTTKVALLDGYAYTDKLNALLGSGKVNLWAAPGQGQTPEAAALLEAAKFRGALQHGKTTMTQLDGAISGEVYQLPAGALSMAAGFDLRRETYNFEQDIDAITVFLAPGNGALRDASRNVKAVYAELLVPVLKDLEVQLAVRRDHYSVIGATTNPKVSFRYQPSASLLFRGSANKGFLAPSFVQLGSARLSQELPNGVIDQEGCPKHPGDPAYCAISRLAYNTGGNPKLVPETSKQGTLGMVLAPIDGFSASFDFWAINIENRILNRTPQVVLNNWQYLPQYIVRDASGVIDHVEAGWINAAGLKTRGLDIGLNADGKLDGGYKWSAKLDGTWLKSFKFAEFEGQPYKELVGKFSTRDVYLRWRHNANIRISKGDWSAMLTQNYSSGYADQLPNGGKSAPPPGFEPHVKHYAKYDLSATYTGFRNTTLTLGIQNLFDKEPPFTAHNVDEVVGAGWDPRVADPRGRALSILLKYKFM; translated from the coding sequence GTGAAGGTAAAGCAGCTGGCGCAGATGATGGCGCTGATTGGGGTAGTGAGTCCGGCCATGGCCCAGGTGGCGGCGCCGCAGACCATGCAGCGCGTGGAAATCACCGGCAGCAGCATCAAGCGCGTGGCGCGCGAAGGCGCCTTGCCGGTGCAGACCATCAACTTCGATGCCATCGAAAAGGCCGGCATCACCAGCACCGACCAGCTGATGCGCACCATCGCCGCCAACGGCGTGGGCGCGGACAATATGACTTCGGGGAATAACGTCTTCGGCGCCGATGCCGACCGCGTTTCCGGCGGCGCGGCCTTCGCCTCGCTGCGCGGCCTCGGTCCGAACGCCACCCTGGTGCTGCTCAACGGCCGCCGCGTCGGCAACCACGGCGCCAGCGGCAAGGCGGTGGACCTGAACTCGATCCCGCTGGGCGCCATCTCCCGCATCGAAATCCTGAAGGATGGCGCCTCCGCCATCTATGGCACGGACGCCATCGGCGGCGTGATCAACTTCATCCTGAAGACCGATTACCAGGGACTGGAGCTGTCCACCACCCTGAACGGCACCGAGGCGGGCGGCGGCATGGAGCGCCGCGTGTCCCTGCTGGCCGGCTATGGCTCGCTGCTGGACCAGGGCTTCAACATCATGGCCAGCATCACGCACGACAAGAACGACAAGCTCGATTCGCGCCAGCGCGGCTTCGCCAACGGCTACCAGCCCTGGCGCGGCCTCTCGCCCGACAGCACCGGCACGCCTTACGCCACGCAGCTGGCCGACACCGGCTCGGCCCTTGGCACGGGCTTCACTATGCCGGGCGATCCGACCAAATACCTGCAGGCGAACCTGCTCAGCTTCCAGGGCAAGTGCGATTCCATTCCCGGCATGTCGCAATACGCCTCCGAGCTGTGGCCGAACGTCACGCCGGTCACCCGCACCAAGTATTCCTGCGCCTACGACTATGGTTCGGACTACCAGATGTCCTTCCCGGTCGAGCGCACCAATGGCGTGTCGCGCGCCACCTGGCAGATCAGCCCTGACCACAAGCTGTTTGCCGAAGTCCTGGGCTCGCGCACCAAGGCCACCGGCGAGCTGACGCCGGTCCAGGTGCAGGCTTCGTTCAAGGCCGGCAACGCCTATCCGGTCAACGGTCCTTACTACCAGGACCTGACCGGCATCGTGCCGGGCTTCGACCGCAGCAAACCGATTCTCTACAAATGGCGCGCCTCCGATCTGGGCCGCCGCACGCAGCAGATCGTCGGCGAGAACGCGCGCGTGCTGGTCGGCGCCAAGGGCCTGCTGTGGGATAAATACGATTACAAACTGGGCCTGTCGCGCGCCGAAAGCACCACCAAGGTTGCGCTGCTGGACGGCTATGCCTATACCGACAAGCTGAACGCCCTGCTGGGCAGCGGCAAGGTCAATCTGTGGGCCGCTCCCGGCCAGGGCCAGACGCCGGAAGCTGCGGCCTTGCTGGAAGCGGCCAAATTCCGCGGCGCCCTGCAGCACGGCAAGACCACCATGACCCAGCTCGATGGCGCCATCTCGGGCGAGGTTTACCAGCTGCCGGCCGGCGCCCTGTCGATGGCCGCCGGTTTCGATCTGCGCCGCGAAACCTATAATTTTGAGCAGGATATCGACGCGATCACCGTCTTCCTCGCGCCCGGCAACGGCGCGCTGCGCGATGCCAGCCGCAATGTGAAGGCCGTGTATGCCGAGCTGCTGGTGCCGGTCCTGAAAGACCTGGAAGTGCAGTTGGCCGTGCGCCGCGACCATTACAGCGTGATCGGCGCCACCACCAATCCCAAGGTCTCCTTCCGTTACCAGCCCAGCGCCAGCCTGCTGTTCCGTGGTTCGGCCAATAAGGGCTTTCTTGCGCCCAGCTTCGTGCAGCTTGGTTCGGCGCGCCTGTCGCAGGAGCTGCCGAACGGCGTGATCGACCAGGAAGGCTGCCCCAAGCATCCCGGCGATCCGGCTTACTGCGCCATTTCGCGCCTGGCCTACAACACCGGCGGCAATCCCAAGCTGGTGCCGGAAACGTCCAAGCAAGGCACGCTGGGCATGGTGCTCGCGCCCATCGACGGCTTCTCCGCTTCCTTCGATTTCTGGGCCATCAATATCGAGAACCGCATCCTGAACCGCACGCCGCAAGTGGTGCTGAACAACTGGCAGTACCTGCCGCAGTACATCGTGCGCGATGCCTCCGGCGTGATCGACCATGTGGAGGCGGGCTGGATCAATGCGGCCGGCCTGAAAACGCGCGGCCTGGATATCGGCCTGAACGCCGACGGCAAGCTTGATGGCGGCTATAAATGGAGCGCCAAGCTCGATGGCACCTGGCTGAAAAGCTTCAAGTTCGCCGAATTCGAAGGCCAGCCTTACAAGGAGCTGGTCGGCAAATTCTCCACGCGCGACGTGTACCTGCGCTGGCGCCACAACGCCAATATCCGCATTTCCAAGGGCGACTGGAGCGCCATGCTGACGCAGAATTATTCGTCCGGCTATGCCGACCAGCTGCCGAACGGCGGCAAGAGCGCGCCGCCGCCTGGCTTCGAGCCGCATGTGAAGCACTATGCCAAATACGATCTGTCGGCCACTTACACCGGCTTCCGCAACACCACGCTGACGCTCGGCATCCAGAACCTGTTCGACAAGGAGCCGCCATTCACCGCCCACAATGTGGACGAAGTGGTGGGCGCCGGCTGGGACCCTCGCGTCGCCGATCCGCGCGGCCGCGCCCTGTCCATTCTGCTGAAGTACAAGTTCATGTAG
- a CDS encoding YihY/virulence factor BrkB family protein, which yields MAIFNRKAVAYVASHPLHFVLQCLRGFRANQGLLLAGAVAYYSLLSLVPLLMLVVVALSHVIDQAELLTTMGRYLEWLLPGQSRAIVTEIAHFLQHRDLIGGVLVLTMLFFSSLAFSVLESAMCVIFVHRAEVRRRHYLISAILPYCYILSLGIGALVVTLVAGSLQVIGEESVRLFGHDWSLNGLSGVLLYLLGMAGEVLLLSSIYMVMPVGRLSWQHALLGGATAALLWEIARHLLVWYFSTLSQVNVVYGSLTTAIVVMFSLEIGATLLLFGAQVIAEYECVAGDGGRLAALEQA from the coding sequence ATGGCCATCTTCAACCGCAAGGCCGTCGCCTATGTGGCCAGCCATCCCTTGCATTTCGTGCTGCAATGCCTGCGCGGCTTCCGCGCCAATCAAGGGCTGCTGCTGGCGGGCGCCGTCGCCTATTATTCGCTGCTGTCCCTGGTGCCGCTGCTGATGCTGGTAGTGGTGGCCCTGTCCCATGTGATCGACCAGGCCGAGTTGCTGACCACCATGGGCCGCTATCTGGAATGGCTGCTGCCCGGCCAGTCGCGCGCCATCGTGACCGAGATCGCCCACTTCCTGCAGCACCGCGACCTGATCGGCGGCGTGCTGGTGCTGACCATGCTGTTTTTCAGCTCGCTCGCCTTCTCCGTGCTGGAAAGCGCGATGTGCGTGATCTTCGTCCACCGCGCCGAAGTGCGGCGGCGCCATTACCTGATTTCCGCCATCCTGCCTTACTGCTACATCCTCTCGCTCGGCATCGGCGCCCTGGTCGTCACGCTGGTGGCGGGCAGCCTGCAAGTGATCGGCGAGGAAAGCGTGCGCCTGTTCGGCCATGACTGGTCGCTCAACGGCCTGTCCGGCGTGCTGCTGTATTTGCTCGGCATGGCGGGCGAGGTGCTGCTGCTCAGCTCCATCTATATGGTGATGCCGGTCGGCCGCCTGTCGTGGCAGCACGCCTTGCTGGGCGGCGCCACGGCGGCCCTGCTGTGGGAGATCGCGCGCCATCTGCTGGTCTGGTACTTCAGCACCCTGTCGCAGGTGAATGTGGTGTACGGCTCGCTGACCACGGCCATCGTCGTCATGTTCAGCCTGGAGATCGGCGCCACCCTGCTGCTGTTCGGCGCCCAGGTCATCGCCGAATACGAATGCGTGGCGGGCGATGGCGGCCGCCTGGCGGCGCTGGAACAGGCTTAG
- a CDS encoding ATP-binding protein, producing the protein MNRLFRRFAVLVTLSISVAAVIAYFAMSWLFGDPQESIARRQAAGQIFLLEQYVDQAPADEWLGRLNKVREVSEVRFDLLPLAAARQLLPASTRAAFERGEVVIDVRHKAFLRRVDLIGERYIGSNEEAIHAQDLPIDVGLALKMEAVRYLIVALVVLVPIAAWSRAHWRSLQKLAQMADEFGQGQLTARVHLPASEAIHPLAECFNHMAERIERLLDAQSSLLHSVSHEIRTPIARLEFALELLRDAAQSPALEERIAAMEGDLHELNQLVSELLGMIRMGDQPLKRERFDLAETLRSVADSLPPAAPALDVLVADNVDSYRGDRRLLLRAVCNLMRNAQKYAATRVALSAARRLDGVRIVVEDDGPGIPQAEREKIFDPFYRLDRSRDRSTGGFGLGLSIARKAIELHGGAIAVDSSPMGGARFTIRLPTD; encoded by the coding sequence ATGAACCGCCTGTTCCGCCGCTTTGCCGTACTGGTGACGCTGTCGATCAGCGTGGCAGCGGTTATCGCCTATTTCGCCATGAGCTGGCTGTTCGGCGACCCGCAGGAAAGCATCGCGCGGCGCCAGGCGGCGGGCCAGATCTTCCTGCTCGAACAGTATGTCGACCAGGCCCCTGCCGACGAGTGGCTGGGACGCCTGAACAAGGTGCGCGAAGTGTCCGAGGTGCGCTTCGACCTGCTGCCGCTGGCGGCGGCGCGCCAGCTGCTGCCGGCCAGCACCCGCGCCGCCTTCGAGCGCGGCGAGGTGGTGATCGACGTGCGCCACAAGGCCTTCCTGCGCCGCGTCGACCTGATCGGCGAGCGCTATATCGGCAGCAACGAGGAAGCCATCCACGCCCAGGATTTGCCGATCGACGTCGGCCTGGCGCTGAAGATGGAGGCGGTGCGCTACCTGATCGTGGCGCTGGTGGTGCTGGTGCCGATTGCCGCCTGGTCGCGCGCGCACTGGCGCTCGCTGCAGAAGCTGGCGCAGATGGCCGATGAATTCGGCCAGGGCCAGTTGACGGCGCGCGTGCACCTGCCGGCCAGCGAAGCGATCCATCCGCTGGCGGAATGCTTCAACCATATGGCCGAACGCATCGAGCGCCTGCTCGACGCGCAAAGCAGCTTGCTGCATTCGGTCTCGCATGAAATCCGCACGCCGATCGCGCGCCTGGAATTCGCGCTGGAACTGCTGCGCGACGCGGCCCAATCGCCGGCGCTGGAAGAACGCATCGCCGCCATGGAGGGCGATCTGCATGAGCTGAACCAGCTGGTCAGCGAGCTGCTGGGCATGATCCGCATGGGCGACCAGCCGCTCAAGCGCGAACGCTTCGACCTGGCGGAAACCTTGCGCAGCGTGGCCGATTCGCTGCCGCCGGCCGCCCCCGCCCTCGACGTGCTAGTGGCCGACAATGTGGACAGCTATCGCGGCGACCGCCGCCTGCTGCTGCGCGCCGTCTGCAATCTGATGCGCAATGCGCAAAAGTACGCGGCCACGCGGGTGGCGCTGTCGGCGGCGCGCCGGCTGGATGGCGTGCGCATCGTGGTGGAGGACGATGGTCCCGGCATTCCGCAAGCGGAGCGCGAGAAAATCTTCGACCCCTTCTACCGCCTGGACCGCAGCCGCGACCGCAGCACCGGCGGTTTCGGCCTGGGCCTGTCGATCGCGCGCAAGGCCATCGAGCTGCATGGCGGCGCCATCGCGGTGGACAGCTCGCCCATGGGCGGCGCGCGCTTCACCATCCGCCTGCCGACCGACTAA
- a CDS encoding response regulator transcription factor: MYQVLLVEDDARLAELVTEYLGAYEFKVTVVGRGDQALASFKASPADAVILDLMLPGLDGMQVSRQLREISKVPILVMTAREDSYDEVSLLEQGADDFVNKPVQPRVLLARLRALLRRAQDKQASNGMVFGALNIATSDRTVTWRGEPALLSNTEYKLLLVLAESAGRVLSRDALLKKMRGIEFDGLDRSIDNSISKLRRKFDDGESEKIKTVWGEGYLFSPSAWN, encoded by the coding sequence ATGTACCAAGTATTGCTGGTGGAGGACGATGCGCGCCTGGCCGAGCTGGTAACGGAATACCTGGGCGCCTATGAATTCAAGGTGACGGTGGTGGGCCGCGGCGACCAGGCGCTGGCCAGCTTCAAGGCCAGTCCGGCCGATGCCGTGATCCTGGACCTGATGCTGCCCGGCCTGGACGGCATGCAAGTGTCGCGCCAGCTGCGCGAGATCAGCAAGGTGCCGATCCTGGTGATGACGGCGCGCGAAGATTCCTACGATGAAGTCTCCCTGCTGGAGCAAGGCGCCGACGATTTCGTCAACAAGCCGGTGCAGCCGCGCGTGCTGCTGGCGCGCCTGCGCGCCCTGCTGCGCCGCGCCCAGGACAAGCAGGCCAGCAATGGCATGGTGTTCGGCGCGCTGAACATCGCCACCAGCGACCGCACCGTGACCTGGCGCGGCGAGCCGGCACTGCTCAGCAACACCGAATACAAGCTGCTGCTGGTGCTGGCCGAATCGGCCGGCCGCGTGCTGTCGCGCGATGCGCTGCTGAAGAAGATGCGCGGCATCGAGTTCGATGGCCTGGACCGCAGCATCGATAACAGCATCTCCAAGCTGCGCCGCAAATTCGACGACGGCGAATCGGAAAAAATCAAGACAGTGTGGGGCGAAGGCTATCTGTTTTCGCCTTCGGCCTGGAACTGA
- a CDS encoding acyl-CoA dehydrogenase family protein: MILSEEHQMIRDALRTFAQERLAPNAGRWDKEHYFPKAELKELAALGAFGVAVPEELGGAGLDYVSLALVLEEIAAGDGGTSTVISVNNCPVCSIAMMYANAQQKEQWLRPLAQGELLGAFCLTEPHTGSDAAALRTTATRDGDHYVLNGVKQFITSGKYADVAIVMAVTDKAAGKKGISAFWVPTSTPGYIVAGLEQKMGQHSSDTAQIVFENCRIPAENLIGEEGMGYKIALSGLEGGRIGIASQSVGMARSAYEAALKYARERETFGKPIFEHQSVQFKLSDMATQLEAARQLILHAAAMKDAGLPCLKEAAMAKLFASEMAERVCSDAIQIHGGYGYVSDFPVERIYRDARVCQIYEGTSDIQKLLIARAL, encoded by the coding sequence ATGATTTTGAGTGAAGAGCATCAGATGATTCGGGACGCGCTGCGCACGTTTGCGCAGGAGCGGCTGGCGCCCAATGCGGGACGCTGGGATAAGGAGCATTATTTTCCAAAGGCTGAGCTGAAGGAGCTGGCGGCGCTGGGCGCCTTCGGCGTGGCCGTGCCGGAGGAATTGGGCGGCGCCGGCCTCGACTATGTGTCGCTGGCCCTGGTGCTGGAGGAAATCGCGGCCGGCGATGGCGGCACGTCCACCGTCATCTCGGTCAACAACTGCCCGGTGTGCAGCATCGCCATGATGTATGCCAACGCGCAGCAGAAGGAGCAGTGGCTGCGGCCGCTGGCCCAGGGCGAGCTGCTGGGCGCCTTCTGCCTGACCGAGCCGCACACGGGCAGCGATGCCGCCGCCCTGCGCACCACGGCCACGCGCGATGGCGACCATTACGTGCTGAACGGCGTGAAGCAGTTCATCACCAGCGGCAAGTACGCCGACGTCGCCATCGTCATGGCGGTCACCGACAAGGCGGCCGGCAAGAAGGGCATTTCAGCCTTCTGGGTGCCGACTTCGACGCCGGGCTATATCGTGGCGGGCCTGGAGCAGAAGATGGGCCAGCACTCCTCCGACACGGCCCAGATCGTGTTCGAGAATTGCCGCATCCCGGCCGAGAACCTGATCGGCGAGGAAGGCATGGGTTACAAGATCGCGCTGTCGGGCCTGGAGGGTGGCCGTATCGGCATCGCTTCGCAATCGGTGGGTATGGCGCGTTCGGCCTACGAGGCTGCGCTCAAGTATGCGCGCGAGCGCGAAACCTTCGGCAAGCCGATCTTCGAGCACCAGTCGGTGCAGTTCAAGCTGTCCGATATGGCGACCCAACTCGAAGCGGCGCGCCAGCTGATCCTGCACGCGGCGGCGATGAAGGATGCCGGCCTGCCCTGCCTGAAAGAGGCGGCCATGGCCAAGCTGTTCGCTTCCGAAATGGCGGAGCGCGTCTGCTCGGATGCGATCCAGATCCACGGCGGCTACGGTTATGTCAGCGACTTCCCGGTCGAGCGCATCTACCGCGATGCGCGCGTGTGCCAGATCTACGAGGGCACCAGCGATATCCAGAAGCTGCTGATCGCGCGCGCGCTGTAA
- a CDS encoding SDR family oxidoreductase — protein MATALIIGASRGIGHELARQYLADGWRVIATARKAPDCDALEAMGADTHELDVNNVEAVAALGWKLDGEHLDVAILNAGVYGPRHDGFPTQGDFDQVMHTNVLAAMRLLPILAPLVSLARGKLAVLSSRMGSLSERSHASGSLYRASKAALNSVLIDTALLYGGKGVTCVAFHPGWVRTEMGGAGADISAEESASGLRATLARLPASDQPAYLNYDGSPIAW, from the coding sequence ATGGCGACCGCACTCATCATTGGCGCCTCGCGCGGCATCGGCCACGAACTGGCGCGCCAGTATCTGGCCGACGGCTGGCGCGTGATCGCCACCGCGCGCAAGGCGCCAGACTGCGATGCGCTGGAGGCCATGGGGGCCGACACGCATGAACTCGACGTCAACAATGTGGAAGCGGTTGCCGCGCTGGGCTGGAAGCTCGACGGCGAGCACCTGGACGTGGCCATCCTCAACGCCGGCGTGTACGGCCCGCGCCACGACGGCTTCCCGACCCAGGGCGACTTCGACCAGGTGATGCACACCAATGTGCTGGCGGCGATGCGGCTGCTGCCGATCCTGGCGCCGCTGGTGAGCCTGGCGCGCGGCAAGCTGGCCGTGCTGTCCTCGCGCATGGGTTCGCTCAGCGAGCGCAGCCATGCCAGCGGCTCGCTCTACCGCGCCAGCAAGGCGGCGCTGAATTCGGTGCTGATCGACACCGCCCTGCTGTATGGCGGCAAGGGCGTCACCTGCGTCGCCTTCCACCCCGGCTGGGTCCGGACCGAGATGGGCGGCGCCGGCGCCGACATCTCCGCCGAAGAAAGCGCCAGCGGCCTGCGCGCCACCCTGGCCCGCCTGCCCGCCAGCGACCAACCCGCCTACCTCAACTACGACGGCAGCCCCATCGCCTGGTAA